The DNA region CACATTCCAAATTTTGTACATTTGCAAAAAAATCCCAGCAAAATACAACTAAGCATAATGCAATTCCTCAGAGTTAAGATCCTCAAAGAAAAATAGTAATACATTTGCACAGGCTAGCACATTACCTGCCTCCTTCTCTCTTCCAAACTAACACTACCATCAATTCTGCAAACCTCGAGGCCTTTTGAATCTAGGTAATACTCAATAATGTCCAAAATTTTTGTCCATTGTGAAAATATTAGAACCTACAAATATATACAGATTGAACTAAAGTTAACATCTAAAattagaaggaaaaaaaaagacaaaCTTGTGGTTGAACTAAAGTTAATGTGTGCTTGGATATAAACACAGCTAAAAGCGTAAAACACAACACAAGAAGAGGAGAAACCATATACCTTGTGCTTTCGTGCGAGTAGCGAAGTTAGTAATCTGTCCAGAAGCTGAAATTTGCCACATTGCTCTAGAAGCTTATCAACAGGTGGATACAGGACTGCAAAAACAAAAATACATGATTAATGTAAAGAGAGATCAGCAAACAAGCACAGAATTATAATTGAGAAGTAGACAAACTTGTTGTTCCAAATGCAGCTTCCAAAAGATCAGGATGACTGCAATTCTTCCTTAGTTGAATAAAGAGACTATTTAGCTTTGCCTTAATGCCAGGTCTCCGCAACACTACAGTACAAAAAAACCTGTCAGAATACAGGGTTATTAATTTATACACATGCTGGACTGTAAGTCTGCAGATGAACATATGTAACTGTAATACCAATATCTGATTCTTCATTCAAGTAGACATCAAATGTTTTCTCAACTAAGTGATCCTGGATTCGCTTCTGAAGTTCTGTCATGTTAGCATAAATGATTATCTCTTTCTTTCGTGGAAGCATCTGCTCTACATCCTCTTTCATCCTCCTTAGAAGGAATGGACGCAAAATGGCATGAAGCTTTGAAACAACATGAACCCTCCTTTTCTCCTCagtttcttctttttcttcacTTGCTTTTCCAGAAAAATCAAACCTTTAAGAAAACAGGTGTCACCACAACAGAGGCAGAGCGAGTCAAATATAATGCATGGAATACTTAGCAACAATTGCAACATTATAATCCAGCTATTTAGTTGTTATTTCTCTGAAAGATGGGAATATTACTTTGAACCATAAGTGGATTTGAGTAAGTAGCATGTCAGAATCGAATATTAATGGGCAAAAAATGCATTGTGAATCTCTGTTGACATTTAATAGAGGCTGCAGAAGATATGACGTGTAGATGCACAATACAAATCAGCACACATAAGTCTGCTAACCCATGAAATTGAATTTCAACTAAAGTGAAAGTCTTATGAGCAAAACATCCCAAGCATAAAATTGGAACAAACAGCATTTATTAGGCTTTATTAATTCAAAATCTTTCCATGTACATTGAAGCATGGATATGAAACCGATAATTCACTTGGGTACTTCAGCAGATTGCATTGCAATTGGTTTACCACACAAATATAGTTTTCTGAACCACAAAACAGTCAATATGAATCTGAACAGTGACCAAGCAAAATTATCAAAGTTATCAATAGCAGAGCAAGCTAAATGAAAGCGAAGCCAAAATGGCACATTGGAAGGTTTGATTAAATAATTATCAGTATTAATACAAGGCAAGAAGGCCTCAAGATTGCCATCAGTAAGATGAGTGCAAAAATGTTGAAGCTGAGACTACAAATGGAACATGTATAAGAAGTTAAAATGGTATTGGTTGCCAGATGAAGTGATTCAGCGAACCATACCATGATTCAAATTCCTCGTGTGATGAGAATATATCAGGCAAAATGAAGTTAAGTAGTGACCACAGCTCTGCAAGATTGTTCTGAAGGGGTGTCCCAGTCAAAAGGAGCTTATTATCCATTGGTATGCGCTTTATCTCCCTTAACAATTTACACTTAGAATTTTTCAAACGATGCCCCTGCAGAAATCATATAACTGACATGTAAATACAAAAAAGGGAAAAGTGCCATACAAAGGTAATAATTCATAGAATTTGCTTTTCCCATCACCTCATCCACAACAACATACTTCCACTTATAGTGAGCAAGAAATCTTGCATCTGACATGGCCATCTCATATGAAGTCACTACTATCGGAAAATCAGGGCTAACAGCATCTTTAGTTTTAGGCATGAATTTTCTTCTTATCTCAGCCCGGGCCACTTTATCTCCATGATAAATGATACTAGTAACAGATGGAACAAACCTGGAATTAAGTGTCTCATCGTTAGAACATCAGTGATAAGGACGCTAATAGAATGCCTTGAGATAATTACCTCGAGATCTCATTCACCCAGTTCGAGAGAGTGGACAAAGGAGCAATTATCATGTATGGACCATGCGTTCCTTTCCCTTTCAGATGAGCAAGAAATCCAATTGTTTGGATTGTTTTCCCAAGGCCCATTTGGTCAGCCAGTATCCCATTGAGCCCATTCTGCCACAATGAAATTAGCCACTTCACACCCTTTATCTGGTATGACTTCAAATTCCCACCAGTCATTAAAGGCACAAGATTGGCTTGCTCTTTTTTCCACCTTTCTTCTTCTGAGAGAGTACAATCGTCAGCAAGGCGTTCTTCACGAGATCTTGTAAGCATGGCTGCCACTGCCGTCTTAGCCTTTTTCtgaaaaatattttatttaatatttatgGATGTCAGAACAGAAATAACACAAAACTTAATGCTTTATTCTGTGAACATTAATTTTCTGTTGATCCTTCTTTACTTGTTTATTAGCTTGCAGATCATCCCCAGAAGACCAGAACATATGTGTAAAAGTTCCATAATTCTATAGCCATTAGATCAGAAGAAATCAAGAAGTCTAAATCAAACAAACCAATGTACCTGTGCTGAACCCATCCTTGAACAGCATTCAACTATATTTTCAGAATTTATTCAGTATAACAGAAAGATGCTACAACTGAAACGTGGCCAGCACATCACAATCCCTAACATAATTCCCATACAAAAAGAAAAACTAACATGCTATTGGTGGAAGTCCAAGTGAGCAGACGAGACATATTATTGTAGTTAGTAATTATATGTCCAATGTAACATCCGTATAATCCATCTATAGAAAACATTAAACTCAAAAATTACAAAAGACAGGGATAATTTAATGAATCCTGCACTCACATCATTGTATTGGGGCACAGCTTTAGCTTTCCTCTTCCGGCCacgtcctttcttcttttcttctgccGGTGGCTCTTCAGCTTGAGGTTCAACAACTTCCTGCTTAACAAACAGGTAATGGCATTGATCGTCAGCAAGGAAACAAAAATAACTAATGCAAAGAAACATAAAAACTGCCAGCACCATGAGAGACACATACATCAGCGATTTGATCCATTTTCTGGAGTAAAAACTCTGAAAAGAGTTGCGTCTTCGTCAGCAACTCATCTAACTTGCTATATTTAGCCTCAGGATCAAAAGCAAGTCTTGTAGCTTCTTCCCTCTTCCtggcttcctcttcttcctctgccttaATCCGCACCTCCTCAAGCTGCTCCTCTTCCTTCTTCATTGCTTCTGTGATCATCGATGCATCGCCATTCTTGGCCTCAAGGTCAATAGGCATAGATAAACTTTCATCCACGAAACCATCAACTTCCTCCTCCTTGACGGGCTCCAGAAGCTGCTCTTCCTCCTTGACAGGGTGCTTACTAGCACTATCGATTTCAAGATCAACAGGCAGGGACGAGCTTGCATCCACAAAATCATCCGAGCTCTCCTCTTGCTTAGTTGGCTCAGTGGCAAGGGAGGCGTTCCCGTTCTTGGGGTCAGAAATTTTCTGATTTTACACAAAAACATAGTGTCAACAACTACATTCAGGTCAAAATGTAGGAATGTTTGGAAAGCTTGGGCACGCAAAATGCACCAATCTGCAGGCCAGAAAATCACCTCTTCCTCCAGAACGGATTTAGGAGAATCTGCCGTGGCAGCGGCGGGGGCGACTTCCGCCTTCACCCCGTTCGGCACGGCGACTACCATCCCTTCCACCATGGGTCTCCCACCAGATCAGGCCCTGCCGAAATGTTTCAGAAAAGAATCCCAAATCATCGATCGATCTAAAAAACCTAAATCATCGATCGATCTAAAACCCTAAAACCCATTTCATCACAGCTTCATCAGATTAGTACCACCTCAAACCAAGAGATAGAACCTAAATCAGGAGTACCAAACTAGCAACTCAAATTAGGAGAGTCCGAAAAAGCATGCAGAATCTGCACTCCCGCAGTGGGGATTCAGACAAAAAAAATGCCATTTCCCGGATGAACATCCGAACAAGAGAAACTCGAAGAGGAAAACAAAAT from Panicum hallii strain FIL2 chromosome 9, PHallii_v3.1, whole genome shotgun sequence includes:
- the LOC112875616 gene encoding ATP-dependent DNA helicase DDM1-like isoform X1, which encodes MVEGMVVAVPNGVKAEVAPAAATADSPKSVLEEEKISDPKNGNASLATEPTKQEESSDDFVDASSSLPVDLEIDSASKHPVKEEEQLLEPVKEEEVDGFVDESLSMPIDLEAKNGDASMITEAMKKEEEQLEEVRIKAEEEEEARKREEATRLAFDPEAKYSKLDELLTKTQLFSEFLLQKMDQIADEVVEPQAEEPPAEEKKKGRGRKRKAKAVPQYNDKKAKTAVAAMLTRSREERLADDCTLSEEERWKKEQANLVPLMTGGNLKSYQIKGVKWLISLWQNGLNGILADQMGLGKTIQTIGFLAHLKGKGTHGPYMIIAPLSTLSNWVNEISRFVPSVTSIIYHGDKVARAEIRRKFMPKTKDAVSPDFPIVVTSYEMAMSDARFLAHYKWKYVVVDEGHRLKNSKCKLLREIKRIPMDNKLLLTGTPLQNNLAELWSLLNFILPDIFSSHEEFESWFDFSGKASEEKEETEEKRRVHVVSKLHAILRPFLLRRMKEDVEQMLPRKKEIIIYANMTELQKRIQDHLVEKTFDVYLNEESDIVLRRPGIKAKLNSLFIQLRKNCSHPDLLEAAFGTTILYPPVDKLLEQCGKFQLLDRLLTSLLARKHKVLIFSQWTKILDIIEYYLDSKGLEVCRIDGSVSLEERRRQIAEFNDLNSNLNVFILSTRAGGLGINLTSADTCILYDSDWNPQMDLQAMDRCHRIGQTRPVHVYRLATSHSVEGRIIKKAFGKLKLEHVVIGKGQFEQERAKPNVLEEGELLALLRDEQAEEDKMIQTDISDEDLLKLMDRSDLSGPPGAVDAAPLIPLKGPGWEVVVPTKSGGGMLSSLTS
- the LOC112875616 gene encoding ATP-dependent DNA helicase DDM1-like isoform X2 translates to MVEGMVVAVPNGVKAEVAPAAATADSPKSVLEEEKISDPKNGNASLATEPTKQEESSDDFVDASSSLPVDLEIDSASKHPVKEEEQLLEPVKEEEVDGFVDESLSMPIDLEAKNGDASMITEAMKKEEEQLEEVRIKAEEEEEARKREEATRLAFDPEAKYSKLDELLTKTQLFSEFLLQKMDQIADEVVEPQAEEPPAEEKKKGRGRKRKAKAVPQYNDKKAKTAVAAMLTRSREERLADDCTLSEEERWKKEQANLVPLMTGGNLKSYQIKGVKWLISLWQNGLNGILADQMGLGKTIQTIGFLAHLKGKGTHGPYMIIAPLSTLSNWVNEISRFVPSVTSIIYHGDKVARAEIRRKFMPKTKDAVSPDFPIVVTSYEMAMSDARFLAHYKWKYVVVDEGHRLKNSKCKLLREIKRIPMDNKLLLTGTPLQNNLAELWSLLNFILPDIFSSHEEFESWFDFSGKASEEKEETEEKRRVHVVSKLHAILRPFLLRRMKEDVEQMLPRKKEIIIYANMTELQKRIQDHLVEKTFDVYLNEESDIVLRRPGIKAKLNSLFIQLRKNCSHPDLLEAAFGTTILYPPVDKLLEQCGKFQLLDRLLTSLLARKHKVLIFSQWTKILDIIEYYLDSKGLEVCRIDGSVSLEERRRQIAEFNDLNSNLNVFILSTRAGGLGINLTSADTCILYDSDWNPQMDLQAMDRCHRIGQTRPVHVYRLATSHSVELCVIAGADHQESFWEVETRARSDREGTV